A region of the Struthio camelus isolate bStrCam1 chromosome 11, bStrCam1.hap1, whole genome shotgun sequence genome:
GGAAAAAGCAAGAGGTGACTCCTGTAGCCTGAAAGATCTATCCATGTGAAAGCTTGGTAGCATGGTGGTAACCCATCACTGCAGTTGCTGACCCTTTGAGAAAGGGATCCCCTCTCTTAAATAGCCTTTACATCTCTCCCTGAAGCAGGGTACATCTGTGGGCAATGGAAGACGATCTCCAATGGAAGCAAAATCACATCTAGTATCATGGTGTAAAATAGGGAGAAGAGGCATCAGAAGTGGAAGATGAAAGAGCTGATAGTTTTGCATGTATGGTTCTCTGGCTAAGGCAGTTCTATGGTGTGTAGTGGAAGGGGATGTTCGCAGCTGGTGTTGTGGTGCTAACCTGTGGTGCTCCCAAGGTGTCTTGAAGGGTTTGGATGCTTAGATGGGTCCCTTCTTGTGGAAGGAGCCTTCTTCATAAGGCAGTGGAGATGGTTCTGTGGGGAAAAACGTTTCGAGGACAGTGGAGTCTTCACTTGGTGTGGTCACAGGGAGGTTTTATGCGTTGCTAGCACAGACGTCTGCTGCATACAGGGCAGGCACCACTAGCTGATGTAGTTTCCACCCCTATCCACACTGCACTCTTTCATCCATTTCTcacaagaaagttttttttttttaaacataataaatctctgcttttgtttgctCTCAGTAGCAGTGTAACTTCTGAACCATTACAGGCTCTTTGTTACCATCTGTGCTAGCAAGACTGTAGAATGTGCTAGACTAGGGGGGAATGTTTGACAAATAAAAACCTGTAATCCTCTGCTCTGTGTCTCATGCAATTTGTTCTGTTCCACTGGTGAGGTCCGGCTTtttctttgccctctgctgctttcttttgccTTCCTCAGCTGGTAGGGGAGCCCCTCACTGAAATGCCCTTTTGCTGGCCAGAGGTGAAAGGGGCACAGTATGACAGCCTACAAGAGGTTCCTGGGTACTCTGAAGTGTAGAGCCCCTTGTTACAACTTGCAGGCAGGGTGTAGGGGCCCATGGGGTTGCTAAGCTGTAAAACTGACACTGGGAAGTTGTTGCTGTTGAAGGATTAGTCCAGAGTCATCCTAAACTGTTTGTTCCTTGATCTTCATCTCCTGCACTCACGTCTAGACTATTCGTTGTACATAGCTACATCCAAACATCTTTGAGTGTCAGCAGTTCTACTGGTTAACACTAGGTATATGGAGCTCCTAGTTGCTTCGGTCTTTCAGCCACCTCATCCACGAGCAAATGCTGACACTTAATTAGGATGGCTGGGTATGGTAGCGGGCTTTATCTTTGCGTGCTTACTCCAAATCCTCCATCTGAAAAAGCTAGGGAGTGTTTTCTGATATTAGGAGATAAAGGCTTGGAGCTGCCCATCAAAGGGGACGTGAATGTCCCAACAGAAGCCAGTAGGTGGTTGTTCCTAGGAACTGCAGACCTCTTCCAAGATGTATAAGTAGGTAAGAGGCTTCTCTAGAAAGAAGGCTTTCAGAGAGTTATGTCAGGAAGGCCTTTTTTGACATAAGGCAAGCAGGAATGAAAATAGAGTTTGCGCCAGTGAAGCAGCTTGCAGGGAATGTGATGGAGCCCTTGACTCAAAGTGGCATGTCATTCTAGCAagtctgccttctctcagctggGCTCGCGCTGCAGCGCTATGCTGACCCTTTCTGCCCAAGTGCTCCACATACTGTGCGCCACAGGTCGTCTCAAGAGAGGTCTGCTGCAGAACACAAGAATGATTCAGAGCTTTGGTCATGTTACTTTGAATGGAGACAGGTAAGGAGAACATAGTTAAAAACAGTGCGAAGCAGAGCAGGTGTAGAGCATGTTCTCCTTGCATCTAATCCAGTCAGCGGAATCAAAAATggggatattttaaaaaatatgagaaATTCTCATTTATTAAATTGCCACAGTTTGCAGCCAGGAACTTGCATTCAAAAGCCTGGATATTTAGTGTTCAATAGTATCTGATAAAGAATACTACTGAAAAATAATACTGTTAAAACACTTGATGCAGATAACTCTGGAAGGGATCTTAAGCCCCCTGCTTCAAGATTTAAGCCAATCTCCAAATATCAAGGATTAGGAGGAGAACCTCAGGGGACCTGACTATCCCACGTCTGTTCTTGTGAGGCTACTTAGGACTTCCCGGTGTGCCGAACGGTAGCTCTtgctagagaaagaaaatagattgAGTGAATGTTGCAGTTGTTGAAGGGATCAAAGCGGATGCATTCAAAACTTGGCATAGTTTAACAGGGGAACATTCTTTCCCCACAGTAGCTGTTATGCTTTTGATGTTAATTTGAGTTTTGGCCTGTGAGACTTGAGCCTTGTCAAAGTGAGCGGAGCACAGGAGAGACTCCAGGCAGGGACCCGCAGCCTGGGCCCGGGCTGCTTTTGACTTGTGTGACACCATCTGCACTGGTCACTTAGTGTCTCACTGTGTCCTGTCCTAACAACCAGATCAGTTTAGTGCACTGTCATGGCAGTAGGTCAGCCTTTCTTTCAGCCTGGGAGACCTCTTAGCTCTCCTGAGTTGTCACCATAATCATTTTGGCCTGGGGAacagctgcctgcagagcagcagtatCTGAAGCCAGTGCAAAAACTGCTCACCACCTTTTCTGCTTAGCTCTTGGCCAGAGAGGTGCTTTCCCCAAGATATTCAGCGTTGATTAACGTTTCTCCTGTGCCACCAGTAATGGGAGCATGTGTGAAATCACAGCGCAGGGTTGTCTGTTGCCCTCCGCCGCAAAGGCGGCATAACGGAGTAGCTGGTGAGCAGGGGTGCAGTGCAGGCCTGTGAACAGGGAGACGGTGGGGTGGACACTGCCTGCTCCAGGAGCTGCTTGAGAGGTGTCCTGGCAGGAGAGCCTGCCCCGAGCTCCCATgttcttcttttccccctctgctgctgcagtaTAACCGGCAGCTGTAGGCCTGGCTCTTCATGGGTCGCTGTAGGCTCTGCGCGCAGTAAACGGTGCAGCTCAGCTCGCTGCTCTGGCAGCCGGGAACATGCCATTCCTCCCACCGTATGACTCGGGAACAGCTCAGCTCTTACGAAAGCTGTCCTCGCTCCGCCTGCCAGCGCGGCCCTCTGCCACGGGCTGTTGCAGGGAACGCCGCGACGGCTCTGGGCATGGGCTGATCTCCTCCCTGCAGATGACTGGGAGCCAGGCCACCCTGACACTACCTGCACAGGAGAGGGTGCTGGAAATCCTGGGAGATTAGTGCACGCTCGTTTGGCTCTGCAGTAGactctggcagctctcctcctcccagccACGAAAGCAGCAGGGAGGTATTCCCGAGGCCGGACAGATGACGGGTGTGGAGGGCAGGGGCCTGGGTGTCCAGGTTGCTGGACTCGTGGCACAGCACGCGGCCATCCGCCTTCCTCGAGCGGTATGGCGGCTGCGCTGCTGCTGAGCTCTCCCCAGCACGTCCCGATGCCGCGTCCCCTGTGCGTGCGAGTAGCTCCATgggctgcctgggcaggggcCTCCCGATGGTCTGAAGGGACCAGCTCCTACGTTTCACAAGCGAAGTCTCGTTATCAGGTGAGTGTGCAGCTTTGCTCTGAGGAATTGGGCAAATGACTTCCCAGGCTTCCAGTGATATAACCCCCTGTACTAGAGTTACTGCTAACAAACCTTCCTGGGCTGCTGTTGTGGCTTTGCGGATGCTGCTCAGGTGGGAGCGGACGATTGCTTCATCTGCTGCTCTCTAGCTCTAAGATCATGCAAGGATGTTACTCTTGTCAGGAAGCTCGGGCTGGTGGTCTGCTGGCCTTGACCGCACCTCGGCTAGTTTTGGGTCCTTTGTGCTGAGGCCTGGTTGGAGTTGGCAGCCCGTGAAGCCCTTAGTCTTCCTGCTGCCACTGATGTTTGTTTTGTGagctcctgccaggccacccCTCCACGCACAGCCCGAAAGAGCTGGGGGTCAAAGGGAGAATCTGCTTCAGCATCTTCAGCATTCAACCCCTTCTCCCCCAGGCAACGGCGTCCTGTTGCTCGCTTCTAGCTGCTGCTCCCTCCGCAGGGCGAGGATGCTGGGGCGTGCAGCCTGCCGGGGGAGCCAGCCCAAGGCTCGCCGGCTTTGGAGATGCCGCTCTGCGCAGGAGCGGGGAGCTGCACGGcgagctggctgctgctgcccgtcccagccctgcacgacgcagatctgcaaggggtAACGGAAAGGCGGGCAAAACTGCTGGCCTGCAGCCCGGCTGCTGGGGGTAACGAGGGCGCGAGGCCACGATGGAGCGCAGGACACGGCAGCCTGCGGGCAAGCTCGGCCCTGGGGCTAGGTGATGTTACAGCAGTGCCGGTCCCTGCTGCGGCGCTGCTTGCAGTGTGTCTCGGCCTCCCTCCAGGGCCCTGGGCCGGCTGGGCTGCATCCTGTGTGCAGAAAGCACTCCTTTCTCGGGTACCTAGCAGGAGAGGAGCCAGCATCctccagcatcctcctcctcctccctggagTCCTGCAGTCCCTTGAAAACCTCCCTGCTTTTCCTATCCATGTGCGGTGCTGCTCAGCTGAGCATGGGAAAAAGCTGTAGCTGGGCTCAACAGGAAGGGCCAAGCTCAGGGACATCGGGGCCCTGTGACCAGATGCCAACTGCTGGCATCAGACCAGAGCTGGACGTACGAGAGCTGCCACCGCGGCTGGGAGCAGCCGGCTTGGCTGGTGCTGGAGCTGCCTGAGCGCTGTGCTCCCCCTGCgcggggagaggagcagagcagctggggGAGCCTGCATCCCCTTCCCAACAGCTGGGAGAAAGAAAACACGCATCCATGTCAAACATAATATATTTATAGCAAAAATAGGCTTTTTCTGTAGCTTCCATACACAAGGTTTTCTTTCCCCGTACATTTACGCAGTAAACAGGTTGACTGAAGCAGCGTGCACCAGGCTTTTCCGGCTGTCCTCGCTTCAGCCTCCCAGGAGCTATGGGTAGCCCcagcccttcctcctcttcagctgTTCTCCTGCGtgggggctccccccccccgggggtgggCCGGCTCCTGGCTCAGGCATCCGTGGgtgcccccagccagggctgccgcGCAGGGATGGAGCAGCCGGGGGATAAGGGCACGCGCGCCTGCTTGCTTGGCGGAGGGCAGGGTACTGGCTGGGCTGCGTCTGCATGACCGGGGACAGCCCTGGGAGCCGCGGCCGAGGCGGCAGGTTTCCCTCAGCTCATCCGTGCTGACCCCTAGGTTCCCACATCACTATTTTAAGCAGTGAGTGACTGGgcgcaggacccccccccccccggcccgtgcTGCCAGCGCTGCAGCAGGAAGATACAAGCCCTGTGCATGCACCGCGTTGGCTCGGGAAACCGCCCGCGTTTCTACCGACACCGGAGGGGCTTTGGGTGCTGCAGCGCCCGAGCCCGCACAGGAAGGCAAGACGGCCCCTGCAGCAGCGCCCAGTGCCCGGCCGCTGCCAGGGTCCTGCTCCCGCCACCCCCGCCTGCAAGAGCTTCACAGTTTGGCGTTGGCGTGGGGGCAGCACGCGTGCCCAGCCCGCCAGGGTTTGGCACATAAACGGCAGGACACTTACCGCAGCGAGCGCGTCCCCCTCGCAGGAGCGGCGCGGCGAAGGGCCGGGTgcacctccctccctgcccgcgcagccccgcgcctccGGGCTGCCCGCGTCGGCCCCTCGGAGCCGGGCGCCGAAGGGCTGCTCCCAGGCGGGCGGCTGCAGCGCCGGGCAGGGAGCCggctctcgccttcggccccgcAGGAGCTGCCCTGGCCgccggcagcagccctgcgggaaAGGAGAGCCCGGTCCGCTGGCGCCTCcctcggcccgcccgcccgccccgcgtcTTTGGCGGTCCTCCTCGGCCGCGTTCAAGTCTCCAGCATCACACGGACTTGCCTCACAGTTTGGTAATTGCACGTTAACAGGGCCGCTCGGTGCGGCCCACAAGgagaggtgggggggaaaaaaggaaaaaaataaaataaaataaaagggaacaAGACAGTCAAGTAAACTAAACGGAGCAATCCCTCGCCGTCCGCCCCAGCACGGCGGGCCGCGCGCGAGTCCGGGGGGGGAGGATGCTGCCCGGCCCTGCCGCAGCACAGCTCCCCGCCGCCTACGAGACCATGTACTGGGTGATGGCCTGCAGGGCGTACAGCAGCTCCGCCTGCATCCTGGCCTCCAGGATGAGGAGATTCACGTGGACCTGCGGGAGAAGCAAGGGAGGTTCGGGCAGCCGCTGCGGCGCAAGcgagcggccggccggccgggctaGCGGCAGCCCGGCTCAGCAccgtgcccggcccggcccgggggtgGTCGCCCTACCTTTTCACTGTGCTTGAACTGCTTCCAGAACCTGTCAAACATCTCCGGGTTTGTCTTCTCTGGGTAGCAGGTGACAGTTTTAATGTAAACTTTGAGCATTCGCTCCAGGAGATGATTCACTTCCGCGTAGTCGTAGTCGTCGTACCTGCGGGGAGCACGAGCGACGGTCACAACCCAGCCCCTACCGACTCCCTCGCTCGGGGTCTGCTCCGGTGCACGCTGCCACCGTGGGGGACAGCGGCCACCAGGCACCAAGTCCTGCCCCAGAAAGCCTTGGCACGGCCCCCCAGGGTGGCACGGGACGGCTGCGGTGCACACCACTGTCATCGCGGCAGCAAAGTGCCCTCTCCCAGCCGGAGAAGCTGAGGATTTTCTCCATCTCCTGGCCCCATCTCTTTTCCAAGCCAGTCTGCAGGACATCCCAGAGCGCCTGGGGACGCAGCCGAAGCAGGCCGCGCTCCTGCGCCTAGCTCAGCGTGGTTTTCCCCGCGAGGCCGGGAGACGGGGAGGTTTAGCTACCTGATGCCGAACATGCAGTGGATGTAGTTCCAGATGCCCCGCTTGAAGACCGAGGGTTCGCAGCCCTGCCGCTTGGCCATGGCGCTGCTTTGCAGACCATCCACCATGCGAAACTTCTCATCCAGGAGATGCCCGATGTCGGAGTAGAGCCGGTTCACCAGTGAGAAGCCGTGGTCTTCCCAGGAGTAATCCTGTTGAGCACAGCAAGAGGCTTTCACCACTGCATAAAGGAGCCCGGGGCACGTTCCTaggaagagctgctgctggagacctCGGGTGTCTGCGGGCAGCTCTGCCACAAGTCACAGCGTCCCTGATCAGGTGGCTTTTGGATAATTTTGACCCCTGGCGCTGCACTGACCCATGCCTGGCCCAGAGGGCTGATGTGATGAAAACACAAGTCCTCGACGTCAGGTTGATGctcgcctccccctccccgacgcTCGTCAGACGGTCCCCtttctgagcagcgcctctccagCGCAGGGGCGCAGGGACAGCCCTCTCCGGCACGGACTGCAAAAGCAGCTGCCCTCCGGCTGCGCTGGCCCCCCGCGCGATCGGCCGCCCCCCACCAGGGGAAGAGGCGAGGCGACAGCCCAGGCTGCCGCAGGCCTGCGGGTTTATGTCCCCAGGAGAGCAGGAACCTCACCTGGACTCTGAATACCTGCGTCTGATCCTCGTCGCGCCGGGCAAAGTCCTGGTATCCGAAGTCGGGGTCCTGCATGTAGCACGCAAGGTTGGTGGCACCGGTGACTTCCCCATCGAGatctgggagggaggagaggacgAGTCGGAGCAGCGCTAAACGCAGCTCAGCTCCTGcgctgccctgtgccccacggCCGGGGCGGCCACCGGGCCCGTCCCCGGAGCACGGCTCCTTCCTTTCCCGCTCCCAGCGGCGCCTCTCTGAAGATGTCCCAGCTGCGCCCACAGGGTCTCCTCTGAGCAGGTTGGGGCCTTGCAGGTGGGAGCTGCGATGGCCACGTCCGGCGGACAGGCTGGTGTTTttggccccccccccaaccctggcagggagctgctgtCCTGCCCACCCACCTCCGCTCTTTTCCTCTCACCTTCCTCTCGATCCTGTTGCAGCGGCCTCgtctcctctctgccctcagtCTCGAGGTGGATCCGCTGGATACGTTCCCGGAGGGAATCCAGCTCCATGCAGGAATCCAGAGACTGCTCGGAAATATATGTTATAGCGGTGGTTagggcagcggcgccggccccCTCCTGCCCGCGGATCGACCGCCGGGGCTCACCCGCTTGCGACTGATGCGCAGCAGCTCCTGGTTGCAGCCGTTCCCGCTGGCCGCCTCGCAGAAGCACTGGTTCCCGGGCGAGAGGGGCTTCAGCgtgccccggccgcccggcccctctTCCTGCTCGCAGCCGCAGCCGAACACGAAGCTGGCGAGCGCGTGGCAGTGCGCCAGCAGCACCACCGCGTGCACCAGCTCCGCCAGCGACCAGCTCCACTCGCTGATTTTCAGCAGCTTCTGCGGGACGGAGAGAGGCCGGCGATGCAGCGAGAGGAGCACCCGCCTCCCCTCCACCGCCAGCCCCGCTGGGGACTGTCCCCGGCCGGCGGAGGTGGCTGAGGTCCCCGCCGCCAGCGCGCACCCGCTGCCCAACCTCCCGGCCCCGCTACCTCGATGTGCTCCTTGGTGACGAGCCAGGGCCGGTGGGCCAGGATCTTGTTGATCTCGCTGAGGTTGCGGAGCTTGAGCGGGATGAAGTCGAGGCCGCGCAGCCACTGGGGATCGCCTCCCACGCGCAGGAACTGCAGCACGTGCAGGTTCACCAGGTACCTGCAGCGGTGCCGGGCGGCCGCCTGCAAGAGCACGCCGGGCGTGAGCACCCAGCGCTCGGCTCGCCGGGGAagagccgcccggccgccggcatGGGGCGAGAGCGCGACAACGATTTCGGGCTCTGCAGAAAAGCCTGCAGCACGAAGAGCGTAGGGCTCGGGGGCTCCCGGGGCAGCGCCGTGCGCTCACCATGATGGCGATGTAGTGGCGGCAGTCGAAGGGCAGCGGGCCGTCCATGTGCAGCAGGTAGTGCTGGGTCTTGAGGAAGCTGTCGAGGTACTGCGGGTGGTAGCCCATCTGCTGGGTCACCGCCTCCAGCCGGCCCCGGCTCGCCAGCGCCTTCACGAACAGGAACTGGGGGCGCTCGGGCTCGCTGCTGGACATCTTCACTACCTGCGGGGAAGAGGCCGTGTCTCAGCAGCCCGACCCCAGCTCCGCATGGGGCCCGGGTCGGCCCTCGGCCCTCGCTCCTGCTTGGACGAGACCAGGAGCGAGCGACATCCCGGCCACCGCAACCTGGCCAGCGGCACACGGAGGGGCTCACGGGTCTCCCCCCGCTCTGACCAAGGAGACCGCGCACCAGCCCCATGGGTTCAAAC
Encoded here:
- the LOC104150593 gene encoding sestrin-3-like isoform X3; amino-acid sequence: MSSSEPERPQFLFVKALASRGRLEAVTQQMGYHPQYLDSFLKTQHYLLHMDGPLPFDCRHYIAIMAAARHRCRYLVNLHVLQFLRVGGDPQWLRGLDFIPLKLRNLSEINKILAHRPWLVTKEHIEKLLKISEWSWSLAELVHAVVLLAHCHALASFVFGCGCEQEEGPGGRGTLKPLSPGNQCFCEAASGNGCNQELLRISRKRSLDSCMELDSLRERIQRIHLETEGREETRPLQQDREEDLDGEVTGATNLACYMQDPDFGYQDFARRDEDQTQVFRVQDYSWEDHGFSLVNRLYSDIGHLLDEKFRMVDGLQSSAMAKRQGCEPSVFKRGIWNYIHCMFGIRYDDYDYAEVNHLLERMLKVYIKTVTCYPEKTNPEMFDRFWKQFKHSEKVHVNLLILEARMQAELLYALQAITQYMVS
- the LOC104150593 gene encoding sestrin-3-like isoform X2; the protein is MGKARGTRRPPNPPGLQRLGPRAVRVVKMSSSEPERPQFLFVKALASRGRLEAVTQQMGYHPQYLDSFLKTQHYLLHMDGPLPFDCRHYIAIMAAARHRCRYLVNLHVLQFLRVGGDPQWLRGLDFIPLKLRNLSEINKILAHRPWLVTKEHIEKLLKISEWSWSLAELVHAVVLLAHCHALASFVFGCGCEQEEGPGGRGTLKPLSPGNQCFCEAASGNGCNQELLRISRKRSLDSCMELDSLRERIQRIHLETEGREETRPLQQDREEDLDGEVTGATNLACYMQDPDFGYQDFARRDEDQTQVFRVQDYSWEDHGFSLVNRLYSDIGHLLDEKFRMVDGLQSSAMAKRQGCEPSVFKRGIWNYIHCMFGIRYDDYDYAEVNHLLERMLKVYIKTVTCYPEKTNPEMFDRFWKQFKHSEKVHVNLLILEARMQAELLYALQAITQYMVS
- the LOC104150593 gene encoding sestrin-3-like isoform X1 — translated: MAPAATAQAPGASMEHPRGSRCQRLQGQVVKMSSSEPERPQFLFVKALASRGRLEAVTQQMGYHPQYLDSFLKTQHYLLHMDGPLPFDCRHYIAIMAAARHRCRYLVNLHVLQFLRVGGDPQWLRGLDFIPLKLRNLSEINKILAHRPWLVTKEHIEKLLKISEWSWSLAELVHAVVLLAHCHALASFVFGCGCEQEEGPGGRGTLKPLSPGNQCFCEAASGNGCNQELLRISRKRSLDSCMELDSLRERIQRIHLETEGREETRPLQQDREEDLDGEVTGATNLACYMQDPDFGYQDFARRDEDQTQVFRVQDYSWEDHGFSLVNRLYSDIGHLLDEKFRMVDGLQSSAMAKRQGCEPSVFKRGIWNYIHCMFGIRYDDYDYAEVNHLLERMLKVYIKTVTCYPEKTNPEMFDRFWKQFKHSEKVHVNLLILEARMQAELLYALQAITQYMVS